A genomic region of Enterococcus sp. 12C11_DIV0727 contains the following coding sequences:
- a CDS encoding IspD/TarI family cytidylyltransferase — protein MITALIIAGGVGKRMGQDIPKQFIIVEDKPIIIYTLESFQKHPMVDRILVVCKKGWEDTLLAYAKEYHIDKLAWIIEGGNSGQESIRNGVDFLKEHSKAEDTVVIHDGIRPLVDEIVLSDVIVKCKEYGNAVTSLPYNEQIFVKETEGTTKQYINRETLRRVSTPQAYQFDKLVWAYEKAFREEIGISESSYTNTMMVDLGETLYFAVGSDKNIKLTTQDDLQLFKGYLRMKEE, from the coding sequence ATGATTACAGCATTGATTATTGCCGGTGGAGTGGGCAAAAGAATGGGGCAAGATATTCCAAAACAATTCATTATTGTAGAAGATAAACCGATTATTATTTATACTTTGGAATCTTTTCAAAAACATCCGATGGTCGATAGAATTTTGGTTGTTTGTAAAAAGGGCTGGGAAGATACATTACTTGCTTATGCAAAAGAGTACCATATCGATAAATTAGCATGGATTATTGAAGGTGGTAATAGTGGTCAAGAGTCTATCAGGAATGGTGTCGATTTTCTTAAAGAACACTCAAAAGCAGAAGATACGGTCGTTATTCACGATGGGATTAGACCATTGGTGGATGAAATTGTTTTATCAGATGTTATTGTAAAATGCAAAGAGTATGGTAACGCAGTAACCTCATTGCCATATAATGAACAAATTTTTGTTAAAGAAACAGAAGGAACAACAAAACAATATATTAATAGAGAAACATTACGTAGAGTATCTACACCACAAGCATACCAATTTGATAAACTTGTTTGGGCTTACGAGAAGGCTTTTAGAGAAGAAATTGGTATTTCAGAGTCATCATATACAAATACTATGATGGTCGATCTTGGAGAAACTCTTTATTTTGCCGTGGGGTCTGATAAAAATATTAAATTAACTACACAAGATGACCTACAACTATTTAAGGGATATCTTCGAATGAAAGAGGAATAG
- a CDS encoding glycosyltransferase family 2 protein — protein MCMISIIVPVYNVEKYLHKCVDSILSQTFSDIEVILVDDGSTDKSGEICDQYVVKDQRIRVIHKKNGGLSSARNIGLDIAVGRYIGFVDSDDYIANDMYEILYDQLIESNADLSCVGMIDVYENRTSELKQNKIIELVDQKQAIKLVVDGKDIFAYAVNKLYKRDLFNDIRYPEGKIVEDAFIIIDLLLLCERIVINSEQKYFYYRRNDSITGASFSGKNLDIIEAWTRNEKLVNSYFLDLENETHRRLCWAYFFVLDKIVIANQENVYPGTNEIIQFLKENKSFILKYPGFTKSRKIAIICLSINLKLYKYLAVKQEEILNRKHQ, from the coding sequence ATGTGTATGATTAGCATTATAGTGCCAGTGTATAATGTGGAAAAATACTTGCATAAATGTGTGGATTCCATATTAAGCCAAACGTTTTCTGATATTGAAGTTATTTTAGTCGATGATGGATCGACCGATAAAAGTGGTGAGATTTGTGATCAATATGTAGTAAAAGATCAACGAATTCGAGTTATTCACAAAAAAAATGGCGGTTTAAGTTCAGCTAGAAATATTGGATTAGATATAGCCGTTGGAAGATATATAGGATTTGTTGATAGTGATGATTATATAGCAAATGATATGTATGAGATTTTGTATGATCAGTTGATTGAAAGTAATGCGGATTTATCCTGTGTAGGAATGATTGATGTATATGAGAATAGAACCTCAGAGCTAAAACAAAATAAAATAATTGAGTTAGTAGATCAAAAACAGGCTATAAAATTAGTAGTTGATGGCAAAGATATATTTGCTTATGCAGTAAATAAGTTGTATAAAAGAGACTTATTTAACGATATACGATATCCAGAAGGAAAAATAGTAGAGGATGCTTTTATCATTATTGATTTATTATTGCTGTGCGAAAGAATAGTTATAAATTCTGAACAGAAATATTTCTATTATAGAAGAAATGATAGTATCACGGGAGCATCATTCTCGGGAAAAAATTTAGATATAATTGAAGCTTGGACTAGAAATGAAAAATTAGTTAATAGTTATTTTTTAGATCTAGAGAATGAAACACATAGGCGACTTTGTTGGGCATATTTTTTTGTTTTAGATAAAATCGTAATAGCAAATCAAGAAAATGTATATCCAGGAACAAATGAAATTATACAATTTTTGAAAGAAAACAAATCTTTTATTTTAAAATATCCTGGATTTACTAAGTCAAGAAAAATAGCTATCATTTGCTTGTCTATTAACTTAAAGTTATATAAATACTTAGCAGTTAAACAAGAAGAAATATTAAATAGAAAACATCAATAA
- a CDS encoding LicD family protein, with the protein MNDIENTEQIKKIQQINLEMAKYFVGFCEKYQLLCYFCGGGCIGTVRDAGFIPWDDDLDFFMPRKDYEKLYDLWTEHADIEKYSILRPSKAFIDHNSFTTIRANHTTFIKPYQQHLDIPHGLPIDIFPLDGAPHSAIKRKVQKTWALIYALFCSQVVPEKHGGIMALGSKVLLKLIPTKKGRFIIWSFAKKQMSKYDFDTCDYVTELCVGPRYMGNIYKKKDFARAEYLPFEDTYMPVPVGYDNYLTQVFDNYMELPDEKDQVSHHEAVLIDTEHTYKNYKGTHYCTESLKEEI; encoded by the coding sequence ATGAATGATATAGAAAATACAGAGCAGATTAAAAAGATTCAGCAAATCAATTTGGAAATGGCTAAATATTTTGTAGGATTTTGTGAAAAATATCAGTTACTTTGCTATTTCTGTGGCGGTGGCTGTATCGGAACAGTTAGAGATGCAGGATTCATACCGTGGGATGATGATTTAGATTTTTTTATGCCACGTAAAGATTATGAAAAGCTATATGATTTGTGGACAGAACATGCTGATATAGAAAAATATTCGATTTTGAGACCTTCAAAAGCGTTTATTGATCATAATTCATTTACAACGATTCGAGCGAATCATACGACGTTTATTAAACCTTATCAACAACATTTGGACATCCCACATGGGTTGCCTATTGATATCTTCCCCTTAGATGGTGCACCACATTCAGCAATTAAAAGAAAAGTCCAAAAAACTTGGGCACTTATTTATGCATTATTTTGCTCACAAGTTGTTCCAGAAAAACATGGGGGCATAATGGCATTAGGTAGTAAAGTATTGTTGAAGTTGATTCCTACCAAAAAAGGTCGTTTTATTATTTGGTCATTTGCCAAGAAACAAATGTCTAAGTATGATTTTGATACTTGTGACTATGTCACTGAACTTTGTGTTGGGCCTAGGTACATGGGAAATATATATAAGAAAAAAGATTTTGCTAGAGCTGAGTATCTCCCATTTGAAGATACATATATGCCTGTACCAGTAGGGTATGATAATTATCTAACTCAAGTCTTTGACAATTATATGGAATTGCCAGATGAAAAAGATCAAGTTTCTCATCATGAAGCAGTTTTGATCGATACTGAGCACACGTATAAAAATTATAAAGGAACACACTATTGCACGGAAAGTTTGAAGGAGGAAATATAA
- a CDS encoding O-antigen ligase family protein — protein sequence MEYTLEKLNKINHYRVIYLFIYFIALLVRSVNAYSLLPSKIDSLVFSVLAFIGVMFICSDFLLKIKNKETIEYNRLLIAFLLIFLLSSIVNMKYGLGSNLKLLAWNAILIFNVYEFSKQNVELTFFYSIIERILIVWLFLMSLISIVMYFIQFGFVRYGDGVLDRLRIGFLESRLFGVFGDPNYGAVMALIAIIFSIYYLIEKKATTLVIQLFLIFSVLLQVAYIILSGSRAGLLTSYTVFFMAAFIFLMKNKKMGIKNIFLKVIVSIVVSTIACAIIFFGVTAFKLLLEKLPVLLGTPKNISENRISLMRDDVQSNSDISNMRFSIWKSAFETFKTTWLFGTSPRNLVAYATEVLPNTFIAQRKFVAHNTYLNILVSTGVLGALSMFTFFIQKAFYVVKELFTNDDLNSSYFLPYTLAIISLGISGFFVNEIILVNTVGAFIFWLCLGRLSGFLNKR from the coding sequence ATGGAATACACCTTAGAAAAACTGAACAAGATTAATCACTATAGAGTAATATATTTGTTTATATATTTTATTGCATTATTAGTTCGCTCAGTCAACGCTTATAGTTTGCTACCATCTAAGATTGATAGTTTAGTATTTTCAGTTTTAGCCTTCATTGGAGTTATGTTTATCTGCAGTGACTTCTTATTAAAAATAAAAAATAAAGAAACAATAGAATATAATCGATTGTTAATCGCTTTTTTACTTATTTTTTTACTATCAAGTATTGTCAATATGAAATATGGGCTAGGAAGTAACTTAAAGTTGTTAGCTTGGAATGCAATTTTAATTTTTAACGTTTATGAGTTTTCAAAACAAAATGTTGAATTAACTTTCTTCTATTCAATAATAGAGCGTATACTGATTGTTTGGTTATTTTTGATGAGTTTGATTTCTATAGTTATGTATTTTATCCAATTCGGATTTGTTCGCTATGGGGATGGTGTCTTAGATAGACTTAGAATTGGCTTCTTAGAATCAAGACTTTTTGGTGTTTTCGGAGATCCCAACTACGGAGCTGTGATGGCGCTAATTGCAATTATTTTTTCTATATACTATCTTATTGAAAAAAAAGCGACAACACTAGTTATTCAACTATTCTTGATCTTCAGTGTTCTTTTACAGGTTGCATATATTATTTTATCTGGATCAAGAGCAGGCTTACTGACAAGCTATACAGTATTTTTTATGGCTGCATTTATTTTCTTGATGAAAAATAAAAAAATGGGTATTAAAAATATTTTTCTTAAAGTTATAGTGTCTATCGTAGTCTCGACCATCGCTTGTGCAATAATCTTTTTTGGTGTAACAGCATTTAAACTTTTGCTAGAAAAGTTACCAGTTCTTTTAGGAACACCAAAAAACATTAGTGAAAATAGAATTAGTTTAATGAGAGACGATGTACAAAGTAACTCCGATATTTCTAATATGAGATTTTCGATTTGGAAGAGTGCATTTGAGACCTTTAAAACAACTTGGCTTTTTGGAACATCTCCCAGAAATTTAGTTGCATATGCCACTGAAGTATTACCAAATACATTTATCGCACAAAGAAAATTTGTTGCTCATAATACTTATCTAAATATTTTAGTTTCAACGGGAGTTCTAGGGGCACTCTCTATGTTTACTTTCTTTATTCAAAAGGCATTTTATGTTGTAAAAGAGCTTTTTACAAACGATGATCTGAACTCTTCGTATTTTTTACCGTATACATTAGCAATTATCTCACTAGGGATTTCAGGATTTTTTGTCAATGAAATCATTTTAGTTAATACGGTTGGAGCATTTATCTTTTGGTTATGTTTAGGAAGACTAAGTGGCTTTTTAAATAAAAGATAG
- a CDS encoding NAD-dependent epimerase/dehydratase family protein, with product MFSKNAYYQADIEKIVSAGIDWKKLQGKSFLVIGASGMIGTFLIDCLMKQNIEENSNISIFAMGRNGQKLEERYLDYKEHQNFHIYVGDVTEPIELSRTIDYIIHGASNTHPKAYSNDPIGTIMTSIQGTQQVLEFAKNTEASRVLFLSTVEIYGENRGDIDAFTEEYCGYIDSNTLRAGYPEGKRASEALCQAYIKQYNIDIVIPRLSRIFGPTMLTGDSKASSQFIMNAVNQEDIVLKSEGNQYFSYCYVADAVHGMLYLLLNGQKGEAYNIANPAFNLTLKELATKLADLSGTKLIFDLPDQEEALGYSKATKALLDISKSENIGWHPLYELEQGLEHTIKIIRNERV from the coding sequence ATGTTTTCAAAAAATGCTTATTACCAAGCCGATATTGAAAAAATTGTTTCTGCAGGAATTGATTGGAAAAAGCTTCAAGGTAAATCTTTTTTAGTTATTGGTGCATCTGGGATGATAGGAACCTTTTTGATTGATTGTTTGATGAAACAAAACATCGAAGAGAATTCTAACATCTCGATTTTTGCTATGGGTAGAAATGGTCAAAAGTTAGAAGAACGGTACTTAGATTACAAAGAACATCAGAATTTTCATATTTACGTTGGCGATGTGACTGAGCCAATAGAGCTTAGCCGAACAATTGATTATATAATTCATGGAGCAAGTAATACACATCCAAAAGCTTATTCGAATGATCCTATCGGTACTATTATGACAAGTATTCAAGGAACTCAACAAGTTCTTGAATTTGCTAAAAATACCGAAGCTAGTAGAGTTCTATTTTTATCTACGGTTGAAATCTATGGCGAAAATAGAGGAGATATCGATGCGTTTACAGAAGAGTATTGTGGATATATCGACTCTAACACCTTGAGAGCCGGTTATCCAGAAGGAAAGCGTGCAAGTGAAGCATTGTGTCAAGCTTACATTAAACAATATAATATCGACATCGTTATTCCTCGGTTAAGTCGTATTTTTGGACCTACTATGTTGACTGGTGACTCAAAAGCGTCTTCTCAATTTATTATGAATGCAGTTAATCAAGAAGATATCGTCTTGAAAAGTGAAGGAAATCAATATTTTTCGTATTGTTATGTCGCTGATGCGGTACATGGAATGCTTTATCTATTATTGAATGGCCAAAAAGGAGAAGCTTATAATATTGCAAATCCTGCATTCAATCTGACATTGAAAGAACTCGCAACGAAGCTTGCTGATTTGTCAGGGACAAAACTGATTTTTGATCTTCCAGATCAAGAAGAAGCATTGGGGTATTCTAAAGCTACAAAAGCACTTTTAGATATTTCTAAAAGTGAGAATATAGGTTGGCATCCACTTTATGAATTAGAACAAGGGTTGGAACATACAATTAAAATTATAAGAAATGAGCGAGTATAG
- a CDS encoding transporter encodes MKKSRMEYSVLNSSISTVIFVLKLLIQFITRTYFIRYLGVEYLGLNGLFSNILSLLSLAELGIGTSIIYSLYKPLAIEDKPQIKALMKLYEKAYNWIGLIVAVAGMAVVPFLHNMVNTTDHLGNITLIYLLFLSNSVLSYFFTYKRSLIIADQRSYIVNINDFIFVVITNIVQIVSLYFYQNFILYLLIQIIFTLASNISISLKVSKDYPYLKEQEKAILSTETKTQIKKNVIGNLSSKIGGVVVMGTDNIMISYFVGLASVGLYSNYLMIVNSVQNLCKQVTNSITASVGNYVVEGDRKKLLSLFKQHLFVNYTLIYFSTIVLSAVLNSFIHWWLGDKYLLSMVTSGLIIFNLIIQMFRNTSFVFIDAFGLYWNQRWKAVIEALINLVLSLILLNVFHLGINGVLIGTIVSSLCYVMWYEAYVIFKYGLKASMKIFIQLFFSYLLFLLFVIGIVVYLQKFILITGLIGIFVKAFLAVIIGLVLFMLRYRTNEEWLYLLGIIKRLFLRRR; translated from the coding sequence ATGAAGAAAAGTCGTATGGAATATTCGGTGTTAAATTCATCTATTTCAACAGTAATATTTGTATTGAAATTGCTGATTCAATTTATTACACGGACTTATTTTATTAGGTATTTAGGTGTTGAATATTTGGGGCTAAACGGACTGTTCTCTAATATTCTTAGCTTACTTTCCTTAGCTGAGTTAGGTATTGGAACTTCTATTATCTATTCATTATATAAACCGTTAGCGATAGAAGACAAACCGCAGATTAAAGCTCTAATGAAATTGTACGAAAAAGCTTATAATTGGATTGGCCTGATTGTTGCTGTGGCTGGGATGGCTGTAGTTCCATTTTTACATAACATGGTTAATACAACGGATCATTTAGGGAATATTACGCTGATTTACCTTCTTTTTCTGTCAAATTCAGTTTTAAGTTACTTTTTTACCTATAAGCGATCATTAATTATTGCGGATCAAAGATCTTACATAGTAAATATTAATGATTTTATATTTGTAGTGATTACTAATATTGTGCAAATTGTATCACTGTATTTTTATCAAAACTTTATTTTGTATTTATTGATTCAAATCATTTTTACACTTGCTAGCAATATTAGTATTTCACTTAAAGTTTCTAAAGACTATCCTTATTTGAAAGAGCAAGAAAAGGCTATACTTTCCACTGAGACTAAAACTCAAATTAAAAAGAATGTTATTGGTAATTTGAGTTCTAAAATTGGTGGGGTTGTTGTTATGGGAACAGATAACATAATGATTTCATATTTTGTTGGCCTTGCATCAGTTGGTCTATATTCAAATTATTTAATGATTGTCAATAGTGTACAAAACTTATGCAAGCAAGTGACAAATTCAATTACTGCCAGTGTAGGAAATTATGTTGTAGAAGGGGATAGAAAAAAACTTTTAAGCTTATTTAAGCAACATTTGTTTGTTAACTATACATTGATATATTTTTCTACAATCGTATTGTCGGCTGTTCTTAATTCCTTTATTCACTGGTGGTTAGGAGATAAGTACTTATTATCAATGGTTACGAGTGGTTTAATTATTTTTAACTTGATTATACAAATGTTTAGAAATACTAGTTTTGTATTTATTGATGCATTTGGTTTGTATTGGAATCAGAGATGGAAGGCAGTAATTGAAGCATTAATTAATTTAGTACTATCTTTAATTCTTTTAAATGTTTTTCATTTGGGGATAAACGGTGTATTGATTGGTACAATCGTTTCATCATTATGTTATGTTATGTGGTATGAAGCATACGTAATATTTAAATATGGATTAAAAGCTTCTATGAAGATATTTATTCAATTGTTTTTCTCGTATTTATTATTTTTACTGTTTGTAATTGGAATTGTAGTTTATCTGCAAAAATTTATCTTAATAACTGGTTTGATTGGTATTTTTGTTAAAGCCTTTTTGGCTGTAATTATTGGATTAGTTTTATTTATGTTAAGATATAGAACAAATGAAGAGTGGCTATACTTATTGGGTATAATAAAACGTTTGTTTCTAAGAAGAAGGTAG
- a CDS encoding glycosyltransferase has product MNICIVGPSFGYGGANMVASRIGKELSRYHNVYYYSFRFEGNYLDIPEESLFFYKKKRNGVIEKAKKAWELLRNSGEFTPDKYVKAEISYLSNLISEKKIDFVILNSFNSATLFAKALKERFPDIPVVSWMHESVEHSFNILTKRYPKAFIDGIRCSDTIVCLTKQDYEKFTQYNDNVEIIYNPVSFENEEVSDLTTDTISFVTRLDIKTKGLDVLVKVANRLPKKWSIELAANSRDNQLQLFQKLLDKENTENNIHFVGPKKGQELINHYLNSSIFISTSRFEALPLVFLEAMSCGLPIVSFDHSGAKEILGNGKYGILVPRMDDEKMALEIERLIKNTSLRQEYQQLSLERAEDFRLDKILNQWLTLIENRGEKNGIHLRKTEQD; this is encoded by the coding sequence ATGAATATTTGTATTGTTGGTCCATCATTTGGGTATGGTGGCGCCAATATGGTGGCATCTAGGATCGGTAAGGAATTAAGTAGGTACCATAATGTCTATTATTATAGCTTTCGCTTCGAAGGAAATTATTTAGATATTCCAGAAGAATCTTTATTCTTCTATAAGAAAAAGAGAAATGGAGTAATTGAGAAAGCTAAGAAGGCCTGGGAGTTACTAAGGAATTCAGGAGAATTTACACCAGATAAATATGTGAAGGCAGAAATTTCTTATTTGAGTAATCTAATAAGTGAGAAAAAAATTGATTTTGTTATTTTAAATTCATTTAACTCTGCAACCCTTTTTGCTAAGGCTTTAAAAGAAAGATTTCCTGATATTCCAGTTGTTTCTTGGATGCATGAATCAGTAGAACATAGTTTTAACATTTTAACAAAAAGATATCCGAAAGCTTTTATTGATGGTATTAGATGTTCTGATACAATAGTCTGTTTAACGAAACAAGATTATGAAAAATTTACTCAATACAATGATAATGTAGAAATCATCTATAATCCTGTATCATTTGAAAATGAAGAAGTCTCAGATTTAACTACAGATACTATTTCCTTTGTGACTAGATTAGATATCAAGACTAAAGGTTTAGATGTTTTGGTCAAGGTTGCAAACCGTTTACCAAAAAAATGGTCGATTGAGCTTGCCGCAAATTCAAGAGATAATCAATTGCAGTTATTTCAGAAATTATTAGATAAAGAAAACACTGAGAATAATATTCATTTTGTAGGGCCAAAGAAAGGTCAAGAATTAATAAATCACTACTTGAATAGTTCCATTTTTATCTCAACATCAAGATTTGAAGCTTTGCCGCTAGTATTTTTAGAGGCTATGTCATGTGGATTACCTATTGTTTCTTTTGATCATAGTGGAGCAAAAGAAATCTTAGGTAATGGTAAGTATGGTATCTTGGTACCTAGAATGGATGACGAAAAGATGGCTTTAGAAATAGAAAGATTAATAAAAAATACATCATTAAGACAAGAATATCAACAATTATCATTGGAACGAGCTGAGGACTTTAGACTTGATAAGATCCTAAATCAATGGTTAACTTTAATTGAAAACAGAGGAGAAAAAAATGGAATACACCTTAGAAAAACTGAACAAGATTAA
- a CDS encoding glycosyltransferase, with protein sequence MQTIAVSVLMSIYIKEKPEYFIQAMESTIVQTAQPEEILLVKDGPLTDELDGIIQTYQEKLGNQLTVISLEKNQGLGIALAIGVEKCRNSLIARMDTDDIMVKKRLEIQYQEFLKNNDLTILGSNIIEFEGTPDNELARKSMPESDEQVRKFSTRRNPFNHMTVMFKKQAVIEAGNYLPLPGFEDYYLWVRLLKRGNQGQNLPEYLVYARTGLDMYNRRGGLKYLLPGIEARRKIYQDGLGSLGDFLTVSVFHTVICIMPNKLRGLIYKRMLRK encoded by the coding sequence ATGCAAACAATAGCTGTTAGTGTATTAATGTCGATTTATATAAAAGAGAAGCCAGAATACTTTATTCAAGCTATGGAAAGTACTATTGTACAGACTGCTCAACCAGAAGAAATCCTTTTAGTTAAGGATGGCCCATTAACGGATGAGTTGGATGGAATTATTCAGACTTATCAAGAGAAGTTGGGGAATCAATTAACGGTGATTTCCTTGGAAAAAAATCAGGGACTTGGAATTGCTTTGGCTATTGGTGTAGAAAAATGTAGAAATTCTTTGATTGCTCGAATGGATACAGATGATATTATGGTAAAAAAGCGATTGGAAATACAATATCAAGAGTTTTTGAAGAACAATGATTTAACTATCCTAGGTTCCAATATCATCGAATTCGAAGGAACTCCAGATAATGAACTTGCGAGAAAAAGTATGCCTGAAAGTGATGAGCAGGTTAGAAAATTTTCAACCAGAAGAAATCCATTTAACCATATGACTGTAATGTTCAAAAAACAAGCTGTGATCGAAGCAGGGAACTATCTACCATTACCTGGTTTTGAGGATTACTATTTATGGGTAAGGCTTTTGAAAAGAGGGAATCAAGGGCAAAACTTGCCTGAATATCTAGTTTATGCTAGAACTGGGTTAGATATGTACAATAGAAGGGGCGGCTTAAAATACCTTCTGCCAGGGATAGAGGCTAGAAGGAAAATTTATCAGGATGGGCTAGGAAGCTTGGGTGATTTTTTAACAGTTTCAGTATTTCACACGGTTATTTGTATCATGCCAAATAAATTACGTGGATTAATCTATAAGAGAATGCTTAGAAAGTAG
- a CDS encoding LicD family protein, protein MESLELKQVKQIALDILIYIDKICKENDLNYAIFYGTLLGAVRHKGFIPWDDDIDIVMLRPDYDKLIEILSKKDDYLLLNPLTRENYRYTFSKLVDKDTKLVSSQYYNGEDPDLGIFVDIFPLDGLPNDPALIEEYGNEMEMYRVNFMDTLGNTYARSFTKWKSLVKRVMRKPRQMKLLKQGNFNYWRKKYDDSSLRYPIESSQKCGHLEYILFKRGVFPTAWFSDFIEIEFEGYRFQTIKNFDDFLSLCYGDYMKLPPIDEQQSNHLYKAYYK, encoded by the coding sequence ATGGAAAGCTTAGAATTGAAGCAAGTAAAGCAAATAGCACTAGATATACTTATCTATATTGATAAAATTTGTAAAGAAAATGATTTAAACTATGCTATTTTTTATGGAACGTTACTAGGTGCTGTGCGTCATAAGGGATTTATTCCTTGGGATGATGATATTGATATAGTTATGTTGAGACCTGACTATGATAAATTAATTGAGATCTTGTCAAAAAAGGATGACTATCTACTTTTAAATCCTTTAACTAGAGAAAATTATCGTTATACGTTTTCTAAGCTAGTAGATAAAGATACAAAATTGGTTTCTTCACAATATTATAATGGTGAAGATCCCGATTTAGGTATTTTTGTAGATATATTCCCTCTGGATGGTTTACCAAATGATCCAGCCTTGATTGAAGAATATGGGAATGAAATGGAAATGTACAGAGTTAATTTTATGGATACTTTAGGTAATACCTATGCACGTTCATTTACGAAATGGAAAAGTCTGGTTAAAAGAGTAATGAGAAAACCTCGCCAAATGAAATTGTTGAAACAAGGTAATTTCAATTATTGGAGAAAAAAATATGATGACTCTTCATTAAGATACCCGATCGAATCAAGTCAGAAGTGTGGGCATCTAGAATATATTTTGTTTAAGCGTGGTGTATTTCCGACAGCTTGGTTTTCTGATTTTATAGAGATTGAATTTGAAGGATATAGATTTCAAACAATTAAAAATTTTGATGATTTTTTATCCCTTTGTTATGGCGACTATATGAAGTTACCACCAATTGATGAGCAGCAGTCAAATCATTTATATAAAGCTTATTACAAGTAA